In the Streptomyces fradiae ATCC 10745 = DSM 40063 genome, CCGGGACGTGATCGACTGCGCGGGTGGCTCAGGGGAAGCCTGCAAGCGGGCCACCGCCGACGCCGCCGTCAGCGCAGCGACAGGCGGGACGGCGAAGCTCGGGAGGATGGCCTTCAAGGTCCTCAAGGCGGCGTTCAAGAAGGGCGACTCCGTACCGATCGCCTGTCTTACCAACCTCGCCAAGAAGCACAGCTTCCCCGCGGGGACCCAGGTAGAGCTTGCAGACGGAACCGAGAAGCCCATCGAAGAAGTGGAGATGGGCGACAAGGTCCTCGCTACGGACCCCGAGACAGGCGTAACGACGGTCGAGACGGTAATGGCGACCATCTACACGTCGACGGACAAGACCTACGTCGACATATCAGTCGCCACTCCTGACGGCGTCGAGTTCCTGACCACAACCGACCACCATCCCTTCTGGTCCGAGTCTGACCGAGCCTGGGTGGACGCAGGGGACCTCACCCCGGGAACCACCCTGCGAACCAGCCACGGCGATCAGGTCGAGATCAAGTCGGTCCGGGTCTACAACAAGGAGCAGGACACCTACAACCTGACGGTCGCAGACGTCCACACGTACTATGTGCTGGCGGGGGCGACGCCGGTCCTCGTTCACAACAGCAACTGCCCTACCGGGAAGTTGTCGGATCGGCTCCCGCAGGGGATGTCGAGGCACTTCGTGAATGCCTATGACGACATCAGGGCTGGGAGGGGCGTTCCTCAGACGGATCCTGCCACCGGCGCACAGAAGGTATTCCAAGGCAAGGCGACGCACGAGAAGCGCTGGGCGGGTGCGCTGGAGTATCGAGTTCCTGGATCTAAGGGCGACAGTGCTCGGATTCTAGCGAAGACCTTGCCTGATGGCCGGATGGTGATGGGGTGGACGAACGACCACTACAAGACGATCAAGCCCTTCAGTGCGCCCCACTTCCCTGACTCTGGGTGGTAGTAGGCGGAAGTGAATGCAATGGAGAGTCCGGGGAGGCCGCCATCAGGCTTCCCCGGACTCTCCGCTAGGATTTGCCTGATTGGCGGCGGGAAGGTACGAGATGAGTGAAAGTGGTTCGGTTATTCCGCTCTATCGCCTGGTCGAAGAAGAGTCCGGAAAGGTCATCATTGCGGCGCATGAAATCAGCGGATTCTTTGTGGAGTCCGATCGCGCACAGGTCGATGACATCTTGATTCTCGGGTCGGCGCGAGAACCGGTCCGCCTCGGGAAAGACCTGTCCGATGTGGAGCTGCGCGTGGTCAACTCGTTCGGCAAGGCGATCGGGTCGTATTACATCGGACGGGTGGGCCTGCGCTCTATGTTCGAGGGTGAGGGCAGCACCGGGCAGGGCGGCTTTGTCGCGACCTTCTATGGCCATACCTGCCCGTACGCCGCAGCGGAAGCGATCTGGCGTCGATGGGCTTCGGGAAGTCCGCTCGTAAAGGGGGAGTGGGTGCGACATCCCGTCGAATCGCATGATAGCTGGCTCCATGTTGTTCAGAACTCCTGGTTCGAAACAGGGCATGCAGCTAAGAGGTACGGAGTCGGAGAGATCTGCGTAATCGATGGCAGGCAGATCCTCAGTGAAAGCAGCTTCTATTGCGCACTTGGTGAATCCGTTAATGGCCCCGGTGGATACTTTGGATCCACTCTTGACGGGCTTGCTGATTGCCTTGCGTCGTCCCGGAGTGCCAGCGCTCCGTTCAAGCTGGTGTGGGAACACTTTTCCAGTGCGCAGGAAAGGATGGGTGCCTCGCTGGCGGCATCCGCTATGGACGTTCTGCGGGAATTCGGCGTAGAGGTGACGACCAGGTAGCAGTGCTCGACTTCTGGACATTAGAAGTGCAGATCTGAAGGCCCATCAGGCGATGCCTGGTGGGCCTTCAGCGTGGGGTGACGGCAGTAGTTGACGGCAACGTCAACGGACGAGCGCAGTGCAGGGCGGCGGTTCGTCGCCGCCGGAGCGTCCCGTCTCGGTGATTCCCAGGGTTCCGAGTGTGGTGCTGAGGCTGTCGATGGCGTTGCGTTGGAGGCGGAGTCGGACGTGGGCGTACACCGTGGCGGTGACGCCGATGCGGGCGTGGCCGAGGAGTTCCTTGATCACGACGAGTTCGACTCCCTGCTCCAGGAGCAGGATGGCGGTTGAGTGCCTGAGGTCGTGGAAGCGGATGCGGCGGAGGCCGGCCTTGCGGAGGAGCGTGAGGAAGGTGCGGGTGAGCGTGGTGGAGCTTCAGTGACTGGAGGCAGCGGGTGGGCAGGGGCGATGCGGGGCTCGGAGGCCCGGGTTTTGGTGGGCACGGGCAGGTCGGCGGGATGACCGGAGCCGGGCTCCCGGCACGGCGAGCTATCGCCTGCGACCCTCCTACGGCCGGATCGCAGGCAAGGGCCGACCAGGGGGTCGACCCTTCACATGCGTCGCGCAGACTCACCGAGGTGGTGGTCGGCACCACCTCCGGCGAGGAGCGACGCCCCGGCGGCCCACCCTCGCGGCGGAGCCCTCCCGCGCCGGTCCCGCGCCGCTGGGCGACGCACGAGCCCGGCCGATATGTCATCGGCGTTATGGACAGCGGGCGGTGCTCGATCGAGATCGAGCCGGAGGTTCGACTGCGGCTGGACAACATTCCCGCCCATCACTACAAGCAGGCCGAACGCGTCGCCGACCTGCTCGCCGAGCAGCCCACCACGCTGGACGAACCACACGCCCGCCACTTGGGCGGCAAGCTGCGCGAGCTGAGCTTCCGCCTGGGCGATACCCACCAGCGGATCACCTACTGGCTGGCGCCCGGCCGACGTGTCGTGCTGCTCACCGTGTCTCGCAAGACCAAGATGCGTGAGCAGGCCGAAGTGTACCGAGCCCACGTCGCACAGCGATGGTGCGAGGCAGAGCATGAAGCCGCCGCCGAGCACGACCGCTACAGCCGCAACCTCAAGGAGAACCGGTGAACCACAGCGGATGGAGGACCCGTCGCCACCGCCGGCTGCTGGGCGGACACCTGGGCGCTGACCCCGAGTACGACCGGGTCTACGAGGAGGCCGGCCTCGCCATGACGTTGGGCAAGGCC is a window encoding:
- a CDS encoding barstar family protein, whose amino-acid sequence is MSESGSVIPLYRLVEEESGKVIIAAHEISGFFVESDRAQVDDILILGSAREPVRLGKDLSDVELRVVNSFGKAIGSYYIGRVGLRSMFEGEGSTGQGGFVATFYGHTCPYAAAEAIWRRWASGSPLVKGEWVRHPVESHDSWLHVVQNSWFETGHAAKRYGVGEICVIDGRQILSESSFYCALGESVNGPGGYFGSTLDGLADCLASSRSASAPFKLVWEHFSSAQERMGASLAASAMDVLREFGVEVTTR
- a CDS encoding type II toxin-antitoxin system RelE/ParE family toxin, giving the protein MDSGRCSIEIEPEVRLRLDNIPAHHYKQAERVADLLAEQPTTLDEPHARHLGGKLRELSFRLGDTHQRITYWLAPGRRVVLLTVSRKTKMREQAEVYRAHVAQRWCEAEHEAAAEHDRYSRNLKENR